In Rhodobacter sp. 24-YEA-8, the following are encoded in one genomic region:
- a CDS encoding ABC transporter ATP-binding protein: protein MTDPVNPGDTTAPRPVLKLENLSISLPKGADRSLAVSGASLELHPGEILCLVGESGSGKSVLSAAVMGAVPRGLDVVAGHILLNGTDLTGLSEAQLRQMRGRDIAMIFQEPMSSLNPAMTVGEQIEEVFLLHSDFDAAERRKRARALVEAMHLPDPDRILASFPHCLSGGQCQRVVIAMALALNPSVLVADEPTTALDVTTQAQVLKLIRELRDVYNHGILFITHDFGVVADIADRIAVMKDGVIVELGPARDVLEAASHPYTRSLIAAIPGLAPRLRPAPERSQIALKAAGLCHSFGAMRALDEINLTLFRGSVLSVVGESGSGKSTLAKALIRLIEPKAGRVEVGGTDILALPPRDLAQCRRRIQMIFQDPFESLNPRRRVGDVIARAAILAGTPPSKARAVAEELLTLVGLQASAYARRPAAFSGGQRQRIGIARALAMRPDVLIADESLSALDVSVQAQVLELLRDLQARLDLAMLFITHDLRVAAQISDDIIVMQKGRIVEQGRASAILRDPQHPYTRELLAAAPGRTTLSTLSAAN from the coding sequence ATGACCGATCCTGTCAATCCCGGCGACACTACAGCCCCCCGGCCGGTTCTGAAGCTTGAAAATCTCAGCATCAGCCTGCCAAAGGGTGCAGACCGTTCTCTGGCGGTCTCGGGCGCCAGCCTTGAGCTGCACCCGGGTGAGATCCTCTGCCTTGTCGGGGAATCCGGCTCCGGCAAATCGGTCCTTTCCGCTGCTGTGATGGGGGCGGTGCCACGTGGTCTTGACGTTGTGGCGGGGCATATCCTGCTGAATGGCACCGATCTGACCGGGCTGAGCGAGGCACAGCTGCGGCAAATGCGCGGCCGCGATATCGCGATGATCTTTCAGGAGCCGATGTCCTCGCTCAACCCGGCAATGACCGTCGGGGAACAGATCGAGGAAGTCTTTCTGCTGCATTCCGATTTTGACGCAGCCGAACGCCGCAAGCGCGCCCGTGCCCTGGTTGAGGCAATGCATCTGCCGGATCCCGACCGCATCCTTGCCTCATTCCCGCATTGCCTGTCCGGCGGTCAGTGTCAGCGGGTGGTCATTGCGATGGCCCTGGCGCTTAACCCCAGCGTTCTGGTCGCCGATGAGCCGACCACCGCACTTGATGTGACCACTCAGGCGCAGGTGCTGAAACTGATCCGTGAATTGCGCGACGTCTATAACCACGGGATCCTCTTTATCACCCATGATTTCGGTGTGGTCGCCGATATCGCGGATCGTATCGCCGTGATGAAAGACGGGGTGATCGTCGAACTTGGCCCGGCGCGCGACGTGCTGGAGGCGGCAAGCCATCCCTATACGCGCAGTCTGATTGCCGCCATCCCGGGCCTGGCGCCACGCCTGCGCCCGGCGCCGGAAAGGAGCCAGATCGCACTGAAGGCTGCAGGGCTCTGCCACAGCTTCGGGGCCATGCGCGCGCTTGATGAGATTAACCTTACCCTGTTTCGCGGCAGCGTTCTCTCGGTTGTCGGAGAATCCGGCTCGGGCAAATCTACCCTTGCAAAGGCGCTGATCCGTCTGATCGAACCGAAAGCGGGCCGGGTCGAGGTCGGCGGAACCGATATCCTTGCGCTGCCCCCGCGTGATCTGGCGCAGTGCCGGCGCCGCATTCAGATGATTTTTCAGGATCCTTTCGAATCCCTCAACCCCCGACGGCGGGTCGGCGATGTGATCGCGCGGGCGGCCATTCTCGCGGGCACACCGCCAAGCAAGGCGCGCGCGGTTGCCGAAGAGCTTCTGACCCTCGTCGGTCTGCAGGCCTCTGCTTACGCGCGGCGCCCGGCGGCCTTTTCCGGCGGGCAGCGGCAAAGGATCGGTATTGCCCGGGCGCTGGCGATGCGGCCCGATGTTCTGATCGCCGACGAAAGCCTCTCGGCGCTGGATGTATCGGTGCAGGCGCAGGTGCTGGAACTGCTGCGCGATCTCCAGGCCCGGCTGGATCTGGCGATGCTCTTCATCACCCATGATCTGCGCGTCGCGGCCCAGATCAGCGATGACATCATCGTCATGCAAAAGGGCCGCATCGTCGAACAGGGGCGGGCCTCCGCGATCCTCCGCGATCCGCAGCATCCCTATACAAGGGAGCTGCTGGCGGCAGCGCCGGGTCGCACCACGCTAAGCACTCTTTCTGCCGCAAACTGA
- a CDS encoding ABC transporter permease, whose amino-acid sequence MTAFLLRKLGWAAATMLTVSILVYLALEVNVDDVAAKVLGQFSTEEQREAWLLANGYRDPLVLRYGRWLVAFLSGDWGLSSHFRAPVIEIIPARLGASLLLGACALLVMVPTALLLGVIAGMRPNSMMDRVVSVFAILSTSVPDFASAVLLSAIFVFWLGVLPGTSTMLTGFSLSELVLPVAVLALYSTGYLARITRTAMAEVMASHYVRTARLKGAGTFRIVFRHALRNALIVPATVVMMQVPWLLSGVIVVEVFFAYKGFGSLLYDAALNSDVYLIEACAMVSVVVVVLSQILSDLAYVWLNPRISLSGAERSAGVADA is encoded by the coding sequence ATGACTGCTTTTTTACTCCGCAAGCTCGGCTGGGCTGCGGCAACAATGCTGACCGTCTCGATACTGGTCTATCTTGCGCTAGAGGTGAATGTCGACGATGTCGCCGCCAAGGTGCTGGGGCAGTTCTCGACCGAAGAACAGCGGGAGGCCTGGCTTTTGGCCAATGGCTATCGTGACCCGCTTGTGCTGCGCTATGGCCGCTGGCTTGTCGCGTTCCTGTCAGGTGACTGGGGCCTCTCCAGTCACTTCCGGGCCCCGGTGATCGAGATCATTCCGGCAAGGCTGGGCGCCTCGCTGCTGCTGGGCGCCTGTGCCCTGCTGGTGATGGTCCCGACCGCGCTTCTGCTGGGGGTGATTGCCGGCATGCGGCCCAATTCAATGATGGACCGCGTTGTTTCGGTATTTGCGATCCTCTCGACCTCGGTGCCCGATTTTGCCTCGGCGGTCCTGCTCTCGGCCATCTTTGTGTTCTGGCTTGGGGTATTGCCCGGCACCAGCACCATGCTGACCGGATTTTCCCTCAGCGAGCTGGTGCTGCCGGTCGCCGTTCTGGCGCTCTACTCGACCGGTTATCTTGCGCGCATCACTCGCACCGCGATGGCCGAGGTTATGGCCTCGCATTATGTGCGCACTGCCCGGCTGAAAGGGGCCGGCACCTTCCGGATCGTGTTCCGCCATGCGCTGCGTAACGCGCTGATTGTGCCCGCTACCGTGGTGATGATGCAGGTGCCCTGGCTGCTTTCGGGCGTGATCGTGGTCGAGGTTTTCTTTGCCTATAAAGGCTTCGGCTCGCTTCTCTATGATGCGGCGCTGAACAGCGACGTCTATCTGATCGAGGCCTGCGCCATGGTCAGCGTCGTGGTTGTCGTGCTGTCTCAGATCCTCTCTGACCTCGCCTATGTCTGGCTCAATCCCCGCATCAGCCTCTCTGGTGCTGAACGCAGCGCGGGGGTGGCAGATGCCTGA
- a CDS encoding 2Fe-2S iron-sulfur cluster-binding protein produces the protein MLNITFIQPDGSRREIEAMPHESAMEAAMRHDVGGIVAECGGSCMCATCHVYLDAAFLGIAGAPGEMEQGMLEMAAAELRPESRLACQLIMEPALDGLILHVAERQI, from the coding sequence ATGCTTAATATTACCTTCATTCAGCCCGATGGAAGCCGCCGCGAGATCGAAGCCATGCCGCATGAAAGTGCGATGGAGGCGGCGATGCGGCATGATGTCGGGGGGATCGTGGCGGAATGCGGCGGTTCCTGCATGTGTGCCACCTGCCATGTCTATCTCGACGCAGCCTTTCTCGGCATCGCCGGTGCCCCCGGCGAAATGGAGCAGGGCATGCTGGAAATGGCGGCGGCTGAGCTGCGGCCCGAAAGCCGGCTGGCCTGTCAGCTGATCATGGAACCGGCACTGGACGGGCTGATCCTGCATGTCGCCGAAAGGCAGATCTGA
- a CDS encoding ABC transporter permease has protein sequence MPDSKLRAYLRHPMVLIGGGISLAWLLIALLAPLIAPYDPLRMLQPLAQPLTPDPAGGMFWLGTDLVGRDILSRLIYGARTVVVYATLATLTAYAVGISAGLAAGYQRGRTDMVLSFIANVVLSFPVLVLYILIIVVIGPSPLNIILAVTFASAPAIFRIVRAISLDISSRDFVAAARTQGESPWRIMLVDILPNATGPLAVDFCLRIGYTAIKLGTLGFLGLGLPPPTPDWGSMVNEGRAMAMAFPYLIIFPCLAISSLMLGLSLLADGLKDVSGRMERQS, from the coding sequence ATGCCTGACAGCAAACTCAGAGCCTATCTGCGCCACCCTATGGTGCTTATCGGGGGCGGCATCTCGCTCGCCTGGCTGCTCATCGCCCTGCTGGCGCCGCTGATCGCCCCCTATGATCCGCTTCGCATGCTGCAACCACTGGCGCAGCCACTGACCCCGGATCCGGCCGGCGGAATGTTCTGGCTGGGCACCGATCTCGTGGGACGCGATATCCTGTCGCGACTGATCTACGGCGCCCGAACCGTGGTGGTCTATGCAACGCTGGCCACCCTGACCGCCTATGCTGTGGGGATCAGCGCCGGCCTTGCCGCAGGTTATCAGCGCGGTCGCACCGATATGGTCCTGTCTTTCATCGCCAATGTCGTGCTCTCGTTCCCGGTTCTTGTGCTTTACATCCTGATCATCGTGGTCATCGGGCCCTCGCCACTCAACATCATCCTCGCGGTGACATTCGCGAGCGCCCCGGCAATCTTCCGCATCGTGCGGGCCATCAGTCTCGATATCTCCAGCCGCGATTTCGTGGCCGCTGCCCGCACCCAGGGCGAAAGCCCCTGGCGGATCATGCTCGTGGATATTCTGCCCAATGCCACTGGCCCGCTTGCCGTCGATTTCTGCCTGCGGATCGGCTATACCGCGATCAAACTGGGGACCCTCGGGTTTCTCGGGCTTGGCCTGCCTCCTCCTACACCGGACTGGGGTTCGATGGTCAATGAAGGCCGCGCGATGGCGATGGCATTTCCCTATCTTATCATCTTTCCATGCCTCGCGATCTCTTCGCTGATGCTTGGTCTCAGCCTGCTGGCCGACGGTCTGAAAGACGTGTCCGGCCGGATGGAGCGCCAGTCATGA